In a genomic window of Caloenas nicobarica isolate bCalNic1 chromosome 1, bCalNic1.hap1, whole genome shotgun sequence:
- the LOC136002263 gene encoding arg8-vasotocin receptor-like yields the protein MKNFSFPMQDNTHETESSSPHRFLSLTNQSDPVGRPERDEQLAQVEIAVLGVIFLTASVGNFILILVLWRRRKKLSRMYVFMLHLSIADLVVAFFQVLPQLVWDITDVFIGPDFLCRIIKYLQLLGMFASTYMIVVMTVDRYQAVCYPMVTFQKKRALWNIPICTSWSISLILSLPQVFIFSKTEISPGIFECWGEFIQPWGPRAYVTWIFVVIFFIPSVILITCQVKICKIIKRNIYVKNQNEYEVTNQKQVLPSRASNVNCISKAMIKTVKMTVVTVVAYVLCWSPFFIAQLWSVWFPSVMTEGSAFTIIMLLGNLNSCTNPWIYMYFCGHIPYCTKKQLENTLAQEESVVTGSIHLVERDPEENSTSA from the exons ATGAAGAATTTTTCGTTTCCTATGCAGGATAACACACATGAGACTGAGAGTTCTTCACCTCACAGATTCCTGAGTTTGACAAATCAGTCAGATCCTGTTGGAAGACCAGAAAGAGATGAGCAATTAGCTCAAGTAGAGATTGCTGTACTGGGGGTCATATTTCTGACAGCGTCTGTGGGCAATTTTATTCTCATACTGGTGCTGTGGCGAAGAAGAAAGAAGCTCTCTAGGATGTATGTGTTCATGCTTCACCTCAGCATCGCTGATTTAGTGGTAGCCTTTTTCCAAGTGCTGCCTCAGCTCGTGTGGGATATTACAGATGTTTTCATAGGGCCAGATTTCCTGTGCAGAATTATCAAGTATCTACAGTTGCTGGGCATGTTTGCCTCTACTTATATGATAGTGGTCATGACAGTGGACAGATATCAAGCAGTTTGCTACCCTATGGTCACTTTCCAAAAGAAGAGAGCTCTCTGGAACATCCCTATTTGTACCAGCTGGTCTATATCACTGATTCTTAGCCTACCACAGGTATTTATCTTTTCTAAGACTGAAATATCTCCAGGTATCTTTGAATGTTGGGGTGAATTTATTCAGCCATGGGGCCCAAGGGCATATGTGACTTGGATTTTTGTAGTTATATTCTTCATTCCCTCAGTCATCCTTATCACGTGCCAGGTTAAGATTTGCAAAATaatcaaaagaaatatatatgtgaaaaatcagaatgaatATGAAGTAACAAATCAGAAGCAAGTCCTGCCATCCCGAGCAAGCAATGTGAACTGTATTTCAAAGGCTATGATCAAGACTGTAAAAATGACGGTGGTGACAGTTGTTGCGTATGTCCTCTGTTGGTCACCTTTCTTCATTGCACAGCTGTGGTCTGTGTGGTTCCCCAGTGTCATGACTGAAG GTTCAGCATTCACCATTATCATGCTCCTTGGCAATTTAAATAGTTGCACCAATCCATGgatttacatgtatttttgtggccACATTCCGTATTGCACAAAGAAGCAGCTGGAGAACACCTTGGCTCAAGAGGAATCGGTGGTCACGGGGAGCATTCATCTCGTAGAGAGAGACCCTGAGGAAAACAGCACTTCTGCATAA